One window of the Lytechinus variegatus isolate NC3 chromosome 3, Lvar_3.0, whole genome shotgun sequence genome contains the following:
- the LOC121411450 gene encoding carbohydrate sulfotransferase 11-like: MLNGLMQDDSKERLNNMHKGIFLSKLRQQQAKLIRMNYHAMMYPMNKPLLPFDEAQSLRKNVVANVCTLFEENAYGAKPPIPGHLLVDDNHHLIFCQIRKVASITWRQVLDEAANKKGSHKIQRLSTYTATERNYRLKHYTKIMFVREPILRVVSGWFDKFVRTNDRDHLNYLMRYGCDIARLAGRNVSDIELCRHDHVDEGELTGTDLLSRLREGRRLRISFEDFSRFLINGPVAIKNDMHWETYHSRCQPCQVSFHSWAP; this comes from the exons AAACTTCGTCAGCAGCAGGCAAAGCTGATTCGAATGAACTACCACGCCATGATGTACCCGATGAACAAGCCCTTGCTTCCGTTCGATGAAGCACAGTCACTACGAAAGAACGTTGTAGCCAATGTTTGCACCTTATTTGAAGAAAATGCATACGGGGCCAAGCCCCCGATCCCCGGACATCTCCTCGTTGATGACAATCACCATCTCATCTTTTGTCAG ATTCGCAAAGTTGCCTCCATTACTTGGCGTCAAGTCCTTGATGAAGCAGCCAATAAGAAAGGCAGTCACAAGATTCAACGACTGAGCACGTACACAGCAACAGAGAGAAATTACAGACTTAAACATTATACTAAG ATCATGTTCGTGCGTGAACCCATTCTCCGGGTGGTCTCCGGTTGGTTCGACAAGTTCGTCAGAACAAACGACCGAGATCACCTAAACTATTTGATGCGCTATGGATGTGACATCGCCCGTCTCGCAGGTCGGAACGTCAGCGACATCGAGCTCTGCAGACACGATCACGTCGACGAGGGCGAACTCACAGGAACGGACTTGCTTTCACGACTGAGAGAAGGTCGGAGGCTGAGGATATCTTTCGAGGACTTTTCGCGGTTCCTGATCAACGGACCGGTAGCTATCAAGAACGATATGCATTGGGAGACTTACCACTCTCGCTGTCAGCCGTGTCAGGTAAGTTTTCACTCGTGGGCCCCGTAA